The following coding sequences are from one Aethina tumida isolate Nest 87 chromosome 2, icAetTumi1.1, whole genome shotgun sequence window:
- the LOC109596827 gene encoding G-protein coupled receptor Mth2 isoform X1, whose translation MAAQFSEVNPTIKNNRFITIILIYLITTVCAQIQGKKCCATGPNELYESSCKNGDSVDIVCDASVIEFTVEELGSVTIDAEGNLASDAFDEAFSIQHYCALETNGTKSYLLCYTEDSIHSVSLTINEITCFISIFFIILTVTIYCTVPDLLDLQGICMVHSITNLAIGYFMLICINLIYMSGELCTIAGYTMYMAMMCAFFWLNNLSFHIWRTTVNPSCIIFKRNVNWKLVFYIYGYGGPILMLFLILIIHNGGHSRTHELHPGVGEAQCWFKSVTTTMLYFGLPIGTILTVNLVLYIWTAIVLWRQLRNVDEKETKVLQYRAKMCAKLFIVMGLTWFLELVSTFVESRTSKYTVYFIISDIVNGLTGLSIFLITVVFRKKVIRGLANKQLCCRYKLPADWKRARDSEIEHLQQSEEEHSLQLQT comes from the exons ATGGCAGCACAATTTTCAGAAGTAAATCCTACGATCAAAAACAAcag atTCATAACAATAATCTTGATATATCTAATAACGACCGTTTGTGCACAAATCCAAGGGAAGAAATGTTGTGCTACTGGACCCAACGAACTTTATGAGAGTTCCTGTAAAAACGGTGATTCCGTGGATATAGTCTGCGATGCCAGTGTTATTGAGTTCACCGTCGAAGAATTGGGCTCAGTTACCATCGATGCTGAAGGTAACTTGGCCTCCGACGCGTTCGACGAAGCATTCTCAATACAACA CTACTGTGCCTTGGAGACAAACGGCACAAAATCTTATCTGTTGTGCTACACAGAAGATAGTATTCATAGTGTTTCGTTGACGATAAACGAAATCACCTGCTTCATATCGATattcttcataattttaacagtGACAATATATTGCACCGTTCCGGATCTGCTAGACCTTCAA GGTATCTGTATGGTCCACAGCATAACAAACTTGGCAATcggttattttatgttaatctgcataaatttaatctaCATGTCTGGAGAGTTGTGCACCATTGCGGGTTATACCATGTATATGGCAATGATGTGCGCATTTTTCTGGCTCAACAATTTGTCCTTTCACATCTGGCGGACTACAGT GAATCCatcttgtataatttttaaacgaaacgttaattggaaattagttttttacatttacggaTATGGAGGGCCCATATTGATGTTATTCCTAATATTAATCATTCATAATGGAGGCCACTCACGCACCCACGAATTGCATCCGGGAGTAGGCGAGGCTCAGTGCTGGTTCAAAT ctgTCACCACGACTATGTTGTATTTTGGATTACCCATTGGCACGATTTTAACAGTCAATCTTGTCCTCTATATTTGGACCGCTATAGTTTTGTGGCGGCAATTGAGAAATGTCGACGAGAAGGAAACGAAAGTGTTGCAGTACAGGGCGAAAATGTGTGCCAAACTGTTCATAGTCATGGGATTGACATGGTTCCTGGAACTGGTTTCCACTTTCGTCGAATCAAGGACTAGTAAATACACAGTTTATTT cATAATTTCAGACATAGTAAACGGATTGACGGGATTATCTATTTTTCTGATAACTGTGGTGTTTCGTAAAAAAGTAATCAGAGGATTAGCGAACAAACAATTGTGCTGTAGATATAAATTGCCAGCGGATTGGAAACGAGCGAGAGACAGCGAAATTGAACATCTGCAACAATCAGAAGAGGAACATTCGCTTCAGTTAcaaacataa
- the LOC109596827 gene encoding G-protein coupled receptor Mth2 isoform X2, translated as MRFITIILIYLITTVCAQIQGKKCCATGPNELYESSCKNGDSVDIVCDASVIEFTVEELGSVTIDAEGNLASDAFDEAFSIQHYCALETNGTKSYLLCYTEDSIHSVSLTINEITCFISIFFIILTVTIYCTVPDLLDLQGICMVHSITNLAIGYFMLICINLIYMSGELCTIAGYTMYMAMMCAFFWLNNLSFHIWRTTVNPSCIIFKRNVNWKLVFYIYGYGGPILMLFLILIIHNGGHSRTHELHPGVGEAQCWFKSVTTTMLYFGLPIGTILTVNLVLYIWTAIVLWRQLRNVDEKETKVLQYRAKMCAKLFIVMGLTWFLELVSTFVESRTSKYTVYFIISDIVNGLTGLSIFLITVVFRKKVIRGLANKQLCCRYKLPADWKRARDSEIEHLQQSEEEHSLQLQT; from the exons ATGAG atTCATAACAATAATCTTGATATATCTAATAACGACCGTTTGTGCACAAATCCAAGGGAAGAAATGTTGTGCTACTGGACCCAACGAACTTTATGAGAGTTCCTGTAAAAACGGTGATTCCGTGGATATAGTCTGCGATGCCAGTGTTATTGAGTTCACCGTCGAAGAATTGGGCTCAGTTACCATCGATGCTGAAGGTAACTTGGCCTCCGACGCGTTCGACGAAGCATTCTCAATACAACA CTACTGTGCCTTGGAGACAAACGGCACAAAATCTTATCTGTTGTGCTACACAGAAGATAGTATTCATAGTGTTTCGTTGACGATAAACGAAATCACCTGCTTCATATCGATattcttcataattttaacagtGACAATATATTGCACCGTTCCGGATCTGCTAGACCTTCAA GGTATCTGTATGGTCCACAGCATAACAAACTTGGCAATcggttattttatgttaatctgcataaatttaatctaCATGTCTGGAGAGTTGTGCACCATTGCGGGTTATACCATGTATATGGCAATGATGTGCGCATTTTTCTGGCTCAACAATTTGTCCTTTCACATCTGGCGGACTACAGT GAATCCatcttgtataatttttaaacgaaacgttaattggaaattagttttttacatttacggaTATGGAGGGCCCATATTGATGTTATTCCTAATATTAATCATTCATAATGGAGGCCACTCACGCACCCACGAATTGCATCCGGGAGTAGGCGAGGCTCAGTGCTGGTTCAAAT ctgTCACCACGACTATGTTGTATTTTGGATTACCCATTGGCACGATTTTAACAGTCAATCTTGTCCTCTATATTTGGACCGCTATAGTTTTGTGGCGGCAATTGAGAAATGTCGACGAGAAGGAAACGAAAGTGTTGCAGTACAGGGCGAAAATGTGTGCCAAACTGTTCATAGTCATGGGATTGACATGGTTCCTGGAACTGGTTTCCACTTTCGTCGAATCAAGGACTAGTAAATACACAGTTTATTT cATAATTTCAGACATAGTAAACGGATTGACGGGATTATCTATTTTTCTGATAACTGTGGTGTTTCGTAAAAAAGTAATCAGAGGATTAGCGAACAAACAATTGTGCTGTAGATATAAATTGCCAGCGGATTGGAAACGAGCGAGAGACAGCGAAATTGAACATCTGCAACAATCAGAAGAGGAACATTCGCTTCAGTTAcaaacataa
- the LOC109596825 gene encoding nudC domain-containing protein 1 has translation LVLRCTPGNTYFNSIKMGPNIIELRPDYKLLNPNFDGYKLSLKSIPSAKKTLSTSVYRILLDPRRFSLLHVKLFGLHNHLYGETVNETKSVYFVDEEWNLCKTYVDTCVFEMCDPIKVWKIPKPEEQKSRYYNITLKFVNESLLVLTDGMGMLYLLNTGDRNVDNLFTLIHSELIEICNEGFIIKDAKHITSDQKEQLHILITHVKQSETKDHYITVVNWISLTKLVDGWGQSALREIHIKGDIQYISLDKCCEAIYLVSDGKSTFKLNSEYPVDVLSNVTYNWSQTDTTVNVKVTLPENIDKTKLTVTSHFNNLTVKYEDTVLLNEMLQKAVESDSTNWNVENNELNIVLKKVDNLMWTSLTGENKNTDIFEAEFKMNEEYNDRGNIYNSQQIEDCDLEYDKIVKFEKICGKTNRTVAKSNMGSNPVLLTINMEHDCPPALGLRHDVDILMWQINQNENSDFEIKHKGTLHAFGYIQASKQQKKFMVCSPDLNSVVICQDTRHIFLYKQQSTIDSGELRNRNTGRYIPKMAQQYVINIDNEEIIGVYCSNKFLFILGNLYISVFNIA, from the exons ttagttttaaggtGTACACCtggtaatacatattttaacagCATAAAGATGGGTCcgaatataattgaattacgtcctgattataaattattaaaccccAATTTTGATGGATATAAATTATCCTTAAAGTCAATACCATCAGCGAAGAAAACATTATCAACAAGTGTTTACAGGATATTACTTGATCCAAGACGATTTAGTTTGCTGCACGTCAAGCTATTCGGTCTTCATAATCACTTGTACGGCGAAACTGTGAATGAAACCAAGTCAGTGTATTTTGTTGATGAAGAATGGAATTTATGTAAGACATACGTGGATACTTGTGTATTTGAAATGTGTGATCCGATTAAAGTTTGGAAGATACCGAAACCTGAGGAGCAAAAATCGAGGTACTATAacattacattgaaatttgttaatgAGTCTCTGCTTGTCTTGACTGATGGAATGGGTATGCTCTACCTTTTAAATACAGGAGATAGGAATGTCGATAACTTGTTCACTCTCATACATTCAGAGCTAATAGAAATATGTAATGaaggttttattattaaagatgcCAAACACATTACATCTGATCAAAAAGAACAACTACACATATTAATAACACATGTGAAACAATCAGAAACTAAAGATCATTACATTACTGTTGTTAACTGGATATCTCTAACAAAACTTGTGGATGGTTGGGGACAATCTGCACTGAGAGAAATTCACATAAAAGGTGATATCCAATACATATCTTTGGACAAATGTTGTGAGGCAATATACTTAGTAAGTGATGGTaaatcaacatttaaattaaattcagaatACCCCGTTGATGTACTTAGTAATGTAACGTATAACTGGAGTCAAACTGACACAACTGTAAATGTTAAAGTTACACTTCCTGAAAACATTGATAAGACAAAATTAACAGTTACTTCCCACTTCAATAACCTAACTGTTAAATATGAGGACACAGTTTTGCTAAATGAAATGCTCCAGAAAGCAGTTGAATCTGATTCAACAAATTGGAATGTGGAAAACAACGAACTAAATATTGTTCTTAAAAAAGTAGACAATCTAATGTGGACCAGCCTTACaggtgaaaataaaaatacagacATTTTTGAGgcagaatttaaaatgaatgaa GAATACAATGACAGAGGTAACATTTACAATAGTCAGCAAATTGAGGATTGTGACTtagaatatgataaaatagtgaagtttgaaaaaatttgtggCAAAACTAATAGAACCGTTGCTAAAAGTAATATGGGCTCGAATCCTGTATTATTGACCATAAACATGGAACATGATTGTCCACCGGCACTAGGATTAAGACACGATGTCGACATTTTAATGTggcaaattaatcaaaatgaaaatagtGATTTTGAGATAAAACACAAAGGGACATTACATGCCTTTGGGTATATTcag gcaTCAAAGCAGCAAAAGAAATTTATGGTCTGCTCGCCAGATTTGAATTCAGTAGTAATATGCCAAGACACtagacatatatttttatacaaacaacAATCCACAATTGATTCAGGGGAACTACGTAACCGTAATACAGGAAGATACATTCCTAAAATGGCCCAGCAATATGTTATCAATATAGACAATGAAGAAATTATTGGTGTATATTGTAGTAATaagtttctttttatattaggaaatttgtatatatcaGTATTCAATATagcataa